In Desulfovibrio sp., the sequence CCTGGGCACCACGCCGGTGTCGGCCAGGATGTAGCGCTCGAACACGTCCAGGATGTGGCTGTCGTAGACGCCCGTGCGCTGCTTCATGCGCCCTATGGCGTCGAGCTTGTTGCCCAGGCAGCTCTCCAGGTTGTCGAAATCCAGGCACACCTTGAGTATCCTGGCCCCCCGGCTCATGTCCGGCGAGGTCAGCAGGGTGTCCTCCTGGTGGAGCATCATCTCGCGAACGTCTTCCAAACGGGGGATGCTCGAGAGCAGCTGATACCCCACGGTGGGATGCATCTGGAATATCTGAAGCTCTTCGGAGGAAAGCTCCTCGGCGGAACACCTGCTCTTGTGGACGATGTCCTCGGGTATGAAAATGCAGCCGATCTGGGAGAGCATGGCCGCCAGCTCGAATTTCCAAGGGTTTTTGAGCCCCAGCCTCTGAACCACGTTCTTCACGTGCCGTTTTATCCTGTCCGAGCGTCCGAAAGCCTCGGGATTTAATTGCCCGAGGATTTCCGTGAGCACCTTGATGCAGCCCTGCAGCGTGCCGTGCAGGAGCTCCTTCTCCGAGATGATCAGCCGGTGTTGTTCAAGCGCCGCTTCAAGGCAGCTGACCAAGTTCGAGGTGGAGCAGGGCTTGGTGAGGAACCTGAAGACCCGGCCTTCGTTGATGGCCGAGGTGGCGGAATCGATGTCGGCGTAGCCCGTGAGCATCACGCGCACGGTGTTGGGTGATATTTCGCTTATGCGGGTAAGCAGCTGCACGCCGTTCATGCCGGGCATCTTGAAGTCGGAAACCACAACGGCAAACGGCCCCTCTTCGGCCACCATGCGCAGCGCCTCTTCCGGCCCATGGGCTACGAACACGTCCTGGCGCTTGCGGAGCATGGTGCTTATCGTGTCCAGGATGTTTTGTTCGTCATCCACAAAAAGTATTTTGTGCGACATGTGTCAGCCCTTTGTATGCTTACTCAAATGCGCAAGTTACTCTTGAACATGCTGAACGCTCCAGGAAATACTGCGAAATAAACAGCAAAATGTAAACAACTACCCGATAGGAATCCGTATGTGTATTGTGGTGTGCCCGGGTTCCGAAGTGTCCAGGTGGATATCCCCGCCCAGTGCAGTAACCATCAACTTTGCCGAGTATGTTCCGACCCCAGTTCCATACGGCTTGTTCTGGGTGACGTATTTCTCAAAGAAACGCTCCTGTATGTCCGCCGGGACCTCGCCGCAGTTTCTGACTGAGATCAGCATGTCCTTGTCCCGTTTGACGTCTATGATGATGACATCCTTGACGCAAGACGCTTCCACTGCATTTTTGAGAATGTTGCCCAATATGCACGTCAGGAGATGTTCGTCACATTCTATCAATTGGTCAAACGCGTCAAAGTATTCCTGACCGTCTATTGTTATTTTGATGTCAATTTTCTTGCTTTCAAGAATTTTCGCTTGTTCCCCAATCGCGTCTTTAATTGTTTTGAATATTCTTACGCCGCTTACATTCTTTTTGTAGACTCCCCTTTCCATTTTCTCGAGCAGTGCTTTGGATTCGAGAATCCTCAGTATTTTCGATCCGGAGGTGTGTATCGCCTGAAGCGCCTCTTTCGTATCCAGCGGAACATTTTCAGAACCCAGGAGCATGGAACTCAAACTTACGATCCCGAGCATGGGGCCCTTTATGTCGTGGTTCATTATCACTTTTGCGCTGTTTTCGAATTTTTCAAAAATCGTCTTGTTGTACAAGGCGATGCAGTCTTCAATCATCTCTCGTAGTTCGTGCGTCTTGTAGGGCTTCTCAAGGAACTTGTAGGCAATGTTGTTGTTCACGGCGAAAAGAGCGGTTTCCAGGTCCGCAAAACCGGTGAGCATCACACGCACTGTATCAGGAGTTAGACCGCGCACGGCGCTTAAGAAGTCCACTCCACCCATGTCAGGCATCTTCAAGTCGGAAACGATAACGGAGTACTCCTCGCCGTTCTTTATCTTTGCAAGGGTGTCCCGGGGGTTTGCGCACGTCTCAATGGTGTAATACTTTTTCAGGTTCGACCGCACCGCGTCGAGAATATGCTGTTCATCGTCCACGAACAGTATGCGCTCATTCATGACACTTTCCTTCGGACAGAGATTGTTCGCACAGGCTTCGCCAGTTCTTCAGGCGCTCGGAAGTGTCCTCCAAATCCCGGGTCTCGAGCTCGAAGGGGCGAAGGGCGTAGCCGGAGTTTATCCTCACCATTTCGTGGTCCAGGACGTTGGCCGCGTACACGGACAGCTGGGGCGACAGCGTCTGGCTGTCCTGGCGCTGCGGGGTATGGTGCCAGCAGACCGTCTCGATATGGGAGCTGCTAAACCCCCACAGGCCCATGAGATAGGCGCCCACCTCCGCGTGGGTGGCCCCGAGTATCTCGCGTTCGGCCACGTGTACGGGGCAGTTCTTGGCGCGCACCATGGCGAGCACCTGGCCGAATTCCTTTTCCATGTTGGTGGCCAGAACGAGCTTGCCCACATCGTGGAGCATGCCGGCTATGAAGCTGTCGTCGCAGTCGGACTGCTGCGCCCCGTCCACGTCGGTTATGCTCCTAGCGAAGCAGGCCACCCTTAAGCTGTGCTCCCAGAGCATCTTGATTGAAAACGGGTGTTGATCCACGTCTTTAAGCGAGGAGAACAGGTGGGTGCCGAGCACCAGGGCCCGCAACGTCTGCCCGCCAAGGTGGTTCACGGCGTGATGGATGCTTGCAACGCGGGTGGGAAGGCCGAAGAAGGCGGAGTTGGCCAGGCGCAGGATGGAGGCCACCATGGACACGTCCTGGCTTACAATGTCTCCCAGTTCCTTCAAGGTGGAGTTTTCGTTGGAGAGCGCCGCGACCAGCTGATTGTAAATGGCGGGCAATGTTGGCAGCGATTCCAGCCTTGCCACGATGGATTTCAATTGGCGGCTGGCCAGGACGTCGCGCAGGCTGAGCGAGTTGTCGATGGCCCGTATCAGGTCCACGGGGCGGCAGGGTTTTCCGAGATACTGGTGCGCCAGCTCCACGGCCTTCAGAACGCTCTCTTCCTCGGAAAAGCCCGATAGGATTATGCGAACGCTTTCCGGGTAGAGGCGGCGCACCTCCCGCAAAAGCTGGGCGCCGTCCATGCCGGGCATGCGCATGTCGGACACAACCACCTCATGGGGGTTCTCGGCCAGAATGGCCAGGGCCTCCTGGCCTCCAAGGGCGAAGGACATGTCCCACTTCTCGCGCATGGGCCGAAGGCTCAGCCGGAAGCTGGTCAGGATGTTCTGCTCGTCGTCGACGAAGAGTATCTTTGGTTTCATGCGGTTCTCTAGATGAGCGGTTTATTCACCCGTCACAGGGAAGACGGATGATGAAGGTCGTTCCCGCGCCCGGCTCCGATTCGTACTCCAGGGTTCCTCCGTGTTTGTTTACCACAATGTCGTAGGCGATTGCCAACCCCTGGCCAGTGCCTTTGCCGACTTCCTTGGTGGTGAAAAACAGGTTGAACACCTTGTCGCCGACGTCCTTCGGGATGCCTGTGCCGGTGTCCCTGATGCGGATCTCCGCGAAGTCGCCGTCGGCTTTGGTGGTAATGGTGATGAGCCCCAGGTTGGATGTGCCCTGGACCACGTCGCCGATGGCATGGGCGGCATTGACGATGATGTTCAAGAGAACCTGGCTGATCTCGCCCGGCATGCACAAAATGTCGGGGAGGTCTTTGTCGAAGTCGGTTTGCGCCTCGGCCACGTATTTCCATTCGTTGCGCGAGATAACCAGGGTGTTCTCTATGGCGTTTTTCAGGTTGAAGGCCCGTTTCTCCTCCCCGCCAGCGAAGGAGAAGCGCCGCATGGCCTGGACGATGGTGCTTATGCGTTCGATGCCGTCGAAGATTCGTTCGATGGTTTTTGGGATCTCGGCCTGAAGGAAATCGGCGTCGATTTTTTCGAGAAGGTTCCTCAGGGCCAGGGCCGCCTCCTGTCCCACCTTTTCCGGTTCGTTGCTGTACCGCTCGGCCGTGGTGAACAGCTGGCCGATGTCGTCGAAGGACTCCTTGAGAAAGGTCACGGAATCGCCCACGTACTGGGTGGGTGTGTTTATCTCATGGGCGATGCCGGCGGCCAGCTGGCCTATGGCTTCCAGCTTCGCGGCGTTGGCCAGCTGGGCTTCCAGGAATTTCACCTCGGAGATGTCGTCACCGAGTATCAGGTAGCCGTCGTAGCCTCCCTCCTCATTCCAGAGAGGACCGATAGTGACGACAAAAAAGCCGTCCTGGCCGTCGATTCGCTCGTACCAGAGGTTGTAGAACCGTTTGGGCTTGAGCTCGGTGCGGGTCTGTAAAACCCCAGCCACTATCATTTCCCAATCCCAGGGGATGGGAAGGTCGTACAGGGGCTTGCCGATCACATCCGGCGCATTCAGGCCGAAGATGTTCGCGGCGGCGTCGTTCCAGCGGACCACGGCGCCCTGGCAGTCAACGCCGATGAGGATGGAGGAAATGGAGGAGAGTATCTGGTTTATCTCGCGGTGGGCCAGCTTTCTGTCTATGATCTCGCTCTGGAGAAGCTCGTTGGCGCGGGCCAGCTCCTGCGTGCGGTTGGCAACGCGTTGTTCTATTTCGGTATATGCGGCATGGAGCTCACTCTCGGCGTTTTTCATCGCCGTGATGTCCAGGTTCGTTCCAACCATGCGCAGCGCATTGCCGTTTTCGTCGCGCTTGATGAGAGCGCTCGCCTTTATATAGTGGATCGACTTGTCGATGTCCCAGAATATGCGGAATTCGAATGAGAAGTCCTCTTTACCGTTCAACGCTTGCATGATGGCTGTTCTGCTCGCGTCGAGGTCGTCCGGATGAATCCTTGATTCCCAGTCTTTATATGTGACTGCATGGTTCTGGTTCTCAAATCCGTACAGCTTGTACATCATGGGGTCCCATATCAAGGACTTGTGCACCAGGTCATAATCCCAGATGCCTATGTTGGATGCCTCTGTCGCAAGCTGCAGGCGTTCGCTGGTTACCCTGAGCTTTTCCTGCTGTTGCATGCGCTCGGAGATGTCTTCAATGGTCACTATGACGTCTGTGGGCGGTTTTCCCGGGTTCACCGGGTTGAAAACCATTCGTATATAGCTTGTTTTGTTTCCTGTTGCGGACGTGTAGATGTCCTCGAAAAAGGATGGCTTGCCGTTGAGCGATTCTTTGACCACGCTTTGCAGTTTGGAATCGGTCTGCGTGGCGACATTGAAATGAAGAAGCGCCTCTTTTGTTGAGCCCATCTGCTCGGCGAGCTTGTCGTTGCAGTTTATGACGGTTCCGTCGGACCCGATGTGCATAATTCCCAGCGGCGAGTTGTCGAACATTATCCTGTGCCGGTTAGCGCCCTCGCGAAGCTCCTTGAATATCCGCGTCGTCCAGGTCGCAAGGAAGAAAACCAACACCGACAGGCACGCGGCGAACGCGAAATAGACGTTTCTTCTCGAATAGAAGCCTGCCAACGCGTCGCTCTCGGAGACGCTTGCTATGACGGAAAGGGGAAAACCTTTCACCGCACGGATGCTTAAAAGTATCGTTTGGCCCTGGGCCTCGGTGTAGGTGATGTTGTCCAATTTGTTCGGTGATTGGTTCTTGACGAAACCGGCCATCTGGTCGTCGATGGGTTTGCCAACAGTGTCGGCCGTCATGTCCTTCTGGGCCCGGATGATGCCGTCATGGCCGACCAGTATGATCTTGCCGTGCGGCCCGATGTCGATGTCCTTGTAGAACGACGACAAATAGAAGGGGTCCAGGGAGACGACCACGACGCCTCCGAAGGACTTGTCGGCCTTCACCAGGCGGGTGGTCAGCTGGATGGACCATTTCCCGGACACCTTGCCCAGGACGGGTTTGCTGACGAAGAGATTGTTGGTGGTGGAATTCACGTGCACCTTGAAATGCTCGCGTTCCGAGAGATCGACCGGGGTGAAGTCCGCCTTGCTGCTGCCGGTGTTGATGCCCTTCTCGTCTATAATGGAAAGCAGCTGGAAGATGCTCATGGAATTGGGGTCCACCTTGGCCAGGGAGCCCAGGTTCAGCTTATCGTCTAGCTCGTAGCGGGATCTTATGGATAAGGCCAAAAGGCTGGCCTGTTCGAAGGTTCGTATGGCGTGCTCTTCCACGGCCCTGGAGATATTGGCCGTGTCCCTAAATGCGGCTTCGATATCCGATCTTTTCTCATCGACGCACTTATAATAGGTGCCGATGAAAAGCAGTATGACTATTAACGATGAGATTCCGTAACAAACCGCAACGGCGTTTTCCTGCATGAATTCGAATCGGGAGGGTTTTACGCGAGCGATCTTTCTGTTCATAAGCACTTTATCTCCGTTGTCGCGGGAGTGCGGTGACGATTGAAGCCTGTTTCGTGGTCTCCGTTCTATGCGCGGCGTCTTTATCCGGTGTGCGAATGAACCAGCCGGCAGTGTCCTCGCGGCCACATTCTCCGGGTTCGCGCCGGACATGCTGTGCGTGCCGCGTGTGTCTCTCCGGGTTCGCGTACATGGTGCTGCTTGGTTGTCATGCCCGCGGGTGGTCAGGTATGAGACAATGTATTCATAGACAGAAATCGGAGTTGAGAGAAGCGTTTGGAGTACGGAAAATATACGGAGAGAAAAAACTTTTGGCCGCCGCTGAGCTAGGAACACTGGAAGCACCATGACGGACAGAATCCTCATCGTTGATGACGAGCGACACATCCTCTCCGGGATGAAGGCCATGCTGCGCAGGAATTTCAGCGTGGAAACGGCGCTCGGAAGCGAGCAGGGCCTTGAAATGGTGCGCTCCTCGGGGCCGTTCGCCGTGGTACTTTCGGACCTTAAAATGCCCGGCATGAACGGCATCGAGTTTCTCACCAAGGTCCGCGAACTCTCGCCCGCAACCGTGCGCATAATGCTCACAGGGCATGGCGACCTGGACGCGGCGGTCAAGGCCGTGAATCTGGGCGAGGTGTTCAGGTTCTATACCAAGCCCTGCTCGTCCGAGGTGCTTGGCGAGGCCCTGAAGGCCGGCCTGGAAAAGTACCGCAAGGACGCAAGCGTCGAAGACTCCGCCTTTTTCAAGGCCCTGCAAAAGCTGGCCGCGGCGAACCGGCCAGACCCCGAAGTTTCAGCGGATAACCGGGGGGCCGAGGAGCAGGACAACACGCTCTCGCTGCGCGAACGCACCATAGCGGCTATGATACGCAAGGGGAGCTCCACCAAGGAGATGGCGGAACACTTGAACATCTCGCCAAGAACCGTTGAAACCTACCGCGACAACATCCGCAGGAAACTGGGGCTGGCCGGGCGCAAGGTGAACCTCCAGAGCGTTCTGATCTCGGTGGAGGAGTGAGGCTTCGCGGGTGGCCGTAGCCTAACCGTTCCGAAAGGGCCTGGCATGCCGTTTCCGTTACCGGAACACGTGCAACATGAGGGCGCAAGACCTTACCATCCGTACCGGGCTAAAAGCGGAAAAGGCCGTCCGGGCAGGACGGCCTTTCGCGTTGCATGCGGCGGCATGCGGTGGGGAGGAGGGGCGGAAAGGGCGGGAGCTACATTCCTGGAGCCGTGAAGCGCCAAAGGTGGGGCGGGATCTCGATGTGCATGTCGGCATCCAGTTCCTTCAGGTGGAACAGGAAATACAACGAATCGCTTGGCGGGGCGGAGTAGAGGTTCTTTTTCATGGCGTTTCGGATGATCCCAAGCGGAATTCCATACGTCCTGGACATCTCGATCATTCCAAGGCCAATGGCCGCCATGCCCTGGGTGGTGAACTGAACTGTATGAAGGGCCACCCGGATGGCCGTGCGCCCATTGAGGGTCACTGTCCGCTTGCAAGCGCAGGGGCTTAAGCTGTCGGGTATGAACATGCGAACTCCTTTTCTGTCTTTCCCGCACGGGATGGGGTCGACCTAGATGAAAATGATAATCAATGTCAATAAGGATTGCTCACACTGTGCGCTCAGGGCCACTGGCCTAGATGACGCCCG encodes:
- a CDS encoding response regulator codes for the protein MSHKILFVDDEQNILDTISTMLRKRQDVFVAHGPEEALRMVAEEGPFAVVVSDFKMPGMNGVQLLTRISEISPNTVRVMLTGYADIDSATSAINEGRVFRFLTKPCSTSNLVSCLEAALEQHRLIISEKELLHGTLQGCIKVLTEILGQLNPEAFGRSDRIKRHVKNVVQRLGLKNPWKFELAAMLSQIGCIFIPEDIVHKSRCSAEELSSEELQIFQMHPTVGYQLLSSIPRLEDVREMMLHQEDTLLTSPDMSRGARILKVCLDFDNLESCLGNKLDAIGRMKQRTGVYDSHILDVFERYILADTGVVPRDIRLVELKEGMILGEDLMSEAGELLLAKGLEVNSFSLMRLQNLAKAQGVRQPFRVLLPMTEADGAADH
- a CDS encoding hybrid sensor histidine kinase/response regulator — its product is MNERILFVDDEQHILDAVRSNLKKYYTIETCANPRDTLAKIKNGEEYSVIVSDLKMPDMGGVDFLSAVRGLTPDTVRVMLTGFADLETALFAVNNNIAYKFLEKPYKTHELREMIEDCIALYNKTIFEKFENSAKVIMNHDIKGPMLGIVSLSSMLLGSENVPLDTKEALQAIHTSGSKILRILESKALLEKMERGVYKKNVSGVRIFKTIKDAIGEQAKILESKKIDIKITIDGQEYFDAFDQLIECDEHLLTCILGNILKNAVEASCVKDVIIIDVKRDKDMLISVRNCGEVPADIQERFFEKYVTQNKPYGTGVGTYSAKLMVTALGGDIHLDTSEPGHTTIHIRIPIG
- a CDS encoding HDOD domain-containing protein → MKPKILFVDDEQNILTSFRLSLRPMREKWDMSFALGGQEALAILAENPHEVVVSDMRMPGMDGAQLLREVRRLYPESVRIILSGFSEEESVLKAVELAHQYLGKPCRPVDLIRAIDNSLSLRDVLASRQLKSIVARLESLPTLPAIYNQLVAALSNENSTLKELGDIVSQDVSMVASILRLANSAFFGLPTRVASIHHAVNHLGGQTLRALVLGTHLFSSLKDVDQHPFSIKMLWEHSLRVACFARSITDVDGAQQSDCDDSFIAGMLHDVGKLVLATNMEKEFGQVLAMVRAKNCPVHVAEREILGATHAEVGAYLMGLWGFSSSHIETVCWHHTPQRQDSQTLSPQLSVYAANVLDHEMVRINSGYALRPFELETRDLEDTSERLKNWRSLCEQSLSEGKCHE
- a CDS encoding PAS domain S-box protein — encoded protein: MNRKIARVKPSRFEFMQENAVAVCYGISSLIVILLFIGTYYKCVDEKRSDIEAAFRDTANISRAVEEHAIRTFEQASLLALSIRSRYELDDKLNLGSLAKVDPNSMSIFQLLSIIDEKGINTGSSKADFTPVDLSEREHFKVHVNSTTNNLFVSKPVLGKVSGKWSIQLTTRLVKADKSFGGVVVVSLDPFYLSSFYKDIDIGPHGKIILVGHDGIIRAQKDMTADTVGKPIDDQMAGFVKNQSPNKLDNITYTEAQGQTILLSIRAVKGFPLSVIASVSESDALAGFYSRRNVYFAFAACLSVLVFFLATWTTRIFKELREGANRHRIMFDNSPLGIMHIGSDGTVINCNDKLAEQMGSTKEALLHFNVATQTDSKLQSVVKESLNGKPSFFEDIYTSATGNKTSYIRMVFNPVNPGKPPTDVIVTIEDISERMQQQEKLRVTSERLQLATEASNIGIWDYDLVHKSLIWDPMMYKLYGFENQNHAVTYKDWESRIHPDDLDASRTAIMQALNGKEDFSFEFRIFWDIDKSIHYIKASALIKRDENGNALRMVGTNLDITAMKNAESELHAAYTEIEQRVANRTQELARANELLQSEIIDRKLAHREINQILSSISSILIGVDCQGAVVRWNDAAANIFGLNAPDVIGKPLYDLPIPWDWEMIVAGVLQTRTELKPKRFYNLWYERIDGQDGFFVVTIGPLWNEEGGYDGYLILGDDISEVKFLEAQLANAAKLEAIGQLAAGIAHEINTPTQYVGDSVTFLKESFDDIGQLFTTAERYSNEPEKVGQEAALALRNLLEKIDADFLQAEIPKTIERIFDGIERISTIVQAMRRFSFAGGEEKRAFNLKNAIENTLVISRNEWKYVAEAQTDFDKDLPDILCMPGEISQVLLNIIVNAAHAIGDVVQGTSNLGLITITTKADGDFAEIRIRDTGTGIPKDVGDKVFNLFFTTKEVGKGTGQGLAIAYDIVVNKHGGTLEYESEPGAGTTFIIRLPCDG
- a CDS encoding response regulator; protein product: MTDRILIVDDERHILSGMKAMLRRNFSVETALGSEQGLEMVRSSGPFAVVLSDLKMPGMNGIEFLTKVRELSPATVRIMLTGHGDLDAAVKAVNLGEVFRFYTKPCSSEVLGEALKAGLEKYRKDASVEDSAFFKALQKLAAANRPDPEVSADNRGAEEQDNTLSLRERTIAAMIRKGSSTKEMAEHLNISPRTVETYRDNIRRKLGLAGRKVNLQSVLISVEE